TCGCTAACTCAAAGTCAGTTAGGTTGGGCTTTAGTTCACCCGCAAAGGACAAGctctacagaaaatggatgaaaataatATAATCGGAATTCATTTGTAGCTTTAGTAATGCCACAGGAAAAGTTTCATGTCACAGTTTTACATTCctttacaaatataaattaCAGTTAGCCACTGTGCAAGGTGGTTTCTGAGAGATACTGTCACCTAATGtcgttttatttgtattgctgGAATGAAAGTGTTATGTAGTGTATAATAGGTAGAATCTGCTTGGCAAAATGTATATAAAGTCCtgtaaaaaagtattggccccttcttaaatttttatatatttgcatagtttccccacttcaatgtttaagaaCATCaagcaaatgtactgtaaatatcagacaaatataacccaagtgaacttaaaaaacTGTGTTTAAATggtcatttcatttattaaggaaaaatctactcagttacctggccctgtgtgaaaaagtaattaccccccttgttaaatcatgaattaattgtagctaatcataatttttgtttaattttcactgatcacacccaagcctgattacttcCAGACATGTTCAGCCAAGAAATCAcgtaaacagaatctgtcctgacaaaatcaagtcggacaaaagatgtaaaaaagctgcaacaagaTGACAGGATCCaaaaaaattccagaacagtcacgaaataaagtaattgatatCAATCAGTCTCGAAAGGGTTACAAAGTCATTTAAGATTTAAGATTTAAGATTTAAGATTTCAGCAaaccattatcctcacatggagaaaaaaatggaacagttgtgaacctttccaggagtggccagcctacaaagattaccccgagagaacagcaatgactcatccaggagtcaacaaaggaactcaggacaacttctaaagaactgcaggcctcctttCGCTCAGtaaaggtcagtgttcatgacacaacaataaggatgagactgggcaaaaatggcatccatggcagagctCCAAGGCAAAAagcactgctgaccaaaaataacataaaggcttgttttttgcaaaaaaaaaaaaaaaaaaacatcagcatgATTATGAAGACTTTAGGGAGAATATTATaaggactgacgagatgaaagttgagcgcagcatttcagaaaaagaatatcataccaacagtccaacatggtggtggtagtgtgatggtcttgggctgcctagctccttcaggacctggacaacttgctgtgattcatggaaccatgaattctgctctttaacagaaaagaaGGAGAATATGACcccaagctgaagcgcacttgggttctgcagcaggataacgattcagttatagaaaacacttgatttcatgGCCCaagcagttattaggtttagggggccattactttttcacactgggccaggtaacttaattattttttttccccttaataaatgaaatcaccatttaaaaacagcattttaagttcacttgggttatatttgtctgatatttacggtacatttgtttgattatcttaaacattaaagtggggaatatatgcaaaaatataagattttGAGAATACCTTTTCATGGCACTATAGATACAGATATAAtggagattttttatttgtactgtattcattgTGTGGCCAGGCAATGcaaccctatggggggcacaagccagtgcaaactgtaggccagtcccaagcccggataaatgcataGGGCTGTGTCAGGAAGGCCATctgtcttaaaactttgccaaacaaatatgagcgtacCGGATCAttcgtggcctgggttaacaatgtccgctaCCGGCGCCGTTTACCTACAGGGCgttggtggaaattcagctactgtgggttgaagatggagtggtggaaagcaggttcttaggcagaaagataAGCataaagcacagagcctagaactaaATGTGGggaatttgaatgttgggactatgacaggaaaagcttgggAGTCGGTTAACATGATGGTTCGGAGAAAGTTTGATATATaatgtgtccaggagagcaggtggaaaggcagtaaggctagaagtttaagggcagggtttaaattattttaccatggtgtagatcaCAAGAGAAATGAAGTAGcgattattttaaaggaagagttagctaagaatgtcttaggggtgaaaagagtatcagattgagtgatgaggctgaaacttgaaattgagggtgttatgtataatgtgattagtggctatgccccacaggtaggatgtgacctagaggtgaaagagaaattctggaaggagctagatgaagtagttctgagcctCCCAGACAGAGAGGGACTCGTCATTGGTACAGATTGTAAtcgacatgttggtgaaggaaacaggggtgatgaagaagtgatgggtaagtacggtatccagggaaggaacttggagggacagactTTGaataaaggatggaaatggctgtagtgaacactttcgtccagaagaggcaggaacataaggtgacagaggtagaagcacgcaggtaggtcactgactgtaaggtagtggtcgcagagagtgtggctagacaacataggatggtggtgtgtaagatgactctggtggtggggaggaaaattaagaagacaaaggcagagcagggaaccatgtggtggaagctgaaaaaggaagagtattgtgtggcttttcgagaagaggtgagacaggctcttggtggacggaaggagcttccagaagactggactacTACAGTCAAGGTAATCAGAGAGGCTTGAGACTACTTGGTgaatcttctggtaggaaaggggagaaggagacttggtggcggAACCACAAAGTACATAAAATCACACAAGgtaagaggttagctaagaagaactgggacactgagaggactgagaagaggagaaaagaatacatggagatgcaatATAGGGTGAAGATAGAGGTGTCAAAGGCCAAACGAGAcacatgatgacatgtatgccaggttggacattaaagaaggagaaaaaaatctatacaggttggccagacagagggatagcgatgggaaggatgtgcagcaggttagggtgataaaggatagagatggaaatatgttgactggtgccagtagtgtgctggatatatggaaagaatactgaggagttgatgaatgaggaaaacgaGAGAGGAGGAAGGGGAGAAAAGGCGAGTGTTGTGGACCAcaaagtagcaatgattagtacaGGTGAAGTTAAAAATGCACTAAAGAGAATGATAAATGAAAAGCTAGTTGGTTCTAATGACATACCTGtgaaggtatggaagcatcttggagaggtggctgtggagtttttgaccagcttgttcaacagaatgcTAACAAGTGAGTAGATGCCTAAGGAATGGAGTAAAAGTGTGCTGGTTCTCATTTTTAAGagcaagggtgatgtgcaaagTTGTGGGAACTATAGCTGAATAAAATTGAAGAGCCACACGATTAAGTTACGGGCAAGAGTAGTGGAGACTAgattcaggacagaagtgagtgttTGCGAGCAACAGCATGGTTTCCTtcccgagaaagagtaccacagatgcattatttgcattgagggtgttgatgaagaagtacagagaaggtcagaaagagctacattgtgtctttgtaggtatagagaaagcctatgacagagtaaatagagaggaactgtggtactgcatgtggaagtctgaagtggcagagaagtatcttggaatagtacaggacatgtatgagggcggcagaacagcagtgaggtgtgctggaggtgggactgcatcagggatcagccctgagccccttcttgtttgcagtggtgatggataggctgacagatgaggttagactgggatcccagtggaccatgatgtttgcagatgacattttgatctgcagtgaaagcagggagcaggtgaatgaacagttagaaaggtggaggcttgcactggaaaggaaaggaatgaagattagctgaagtaagacagaatatatgtgcatgagtGAGAGGTGTGGAGGGGGAAAAGTGAGgcaacagggagaagagatagcgagggttgAGGACTtgggggtcaacagtccagagcaatggtgagtgtggtaaagaagtgaagaaacgggtccaagcaggttggaacggggggaggaaggtgtcaggtgtgtcacGTGACAGatgtctctgctaggatgaagggcaaagtctaTAAgaccatgatgtacggattagagacagtggcactgaaaaaacaacaggaagcagagctggaggtggcggaaatgaagatgttgaggttgtctctaggagtgaccagtttagataaaattagaaatgaactcATCAGCGGGagagccaaggttagatgttttggagacaaagttagagaaagcggacttcgatggtttggatacgtccagaggagagatagtgagtatattggtagaaagaTGAAGACCTTATATGGTAGCGTTACAAAGCACACAAATGCGTAATGTATGTAGGTATGATACTTGTTTTTTGGCAATATATAGGTTCGTACTATTTACCCCTAATATCCCTAGTTTCATCCGCTCTTCTTTATTGCCTCATATGCATCCTTTTTCTCCATGTAGGGCACTATGATTGTCCAAAGTTGAGGTATCAGGTTATTTTGGCTGGGTCATTTTTCTATGAGACAacaatgaaaacacaaaaataagaaGAGGGTGCTGGCTGAGAAACTTCAAACAAGGATGCTTAATGCAAGAATGAAGTTAGAAGATACAATGATTGATGATCTAGCTCCGTAGGGACATAGATTATAGGAAGAGAGGTAAATGAAAGGGTGACACAAAGGGGTGCTCGTCTCTAGAATTTGTTACTCCTAGACCTACATGTATCGCTGCATCCTCTCTcccaacatactgtacagtatgtagatGGCAGACGTTTTGCGAGTTGATCTAACTTTGAACTCAAATTAAACCACTGACAAACATTCATTATGAAAAAAGGTCTTGGATGTATTTGAAAGGTGAGACAATGTTTTACGTCGGTAAAGTCTTAAAACCTTTACTTATCAAAACATTTCACCCAATAGCAACCTGTAATTGTAGTCTGCATGCAAACGCAATGCTTTGAGTATCCATGTGTAGCATCTCTCCAGGCAATTTTAGTCTGCTGCTTACTCTGTTTCTGCTGCCAGGCTGTCTGCACGACGACTGCAGCCACCTGTCTCTCCTGGTTAATTCTTATTGACATCAGCAGCAGACTTGTCCCTGGAGAAACTTCTCAATGAGGAACAGGCTTGAAGGAAAACAATAGATGGCAAAGGGTGTGGctcagcttttttttccaaaccctACCCATAACACTGTAGGACAATTATTTgtaaagataaaacaaaattttaccttccatccatccatccattttctgtgccgcttctcctcactagggtcgcgggagtgctggaacctatcccagctatcattgggcaggaggcggggtacaccctgaactggttgccagccaatcgcagaaattTTACCTTGTATGTTAAATTATACATTCATTGCCCTCAAGTCTTTTCTTTCTGTTTCCTTCAATATTCTTGTCTTGAGTCACAAACATGAAGCTGAGACAAAATATGCCGAAATCTTCCTAAATATCTccttatattttgaaaaaagttcTAACGACTGcatttttaaagattaaaaGTATTAAAATTCCTTTTTTCTCTGGCATTCCGTCAGCCGCAGCACCATCTTCTTTCGAAGGACCGTTTGGAAAGATTATTTACCGTGTGAAAGCTGCCATTGACACACCTCGCTTTGCCAAGGACTACAATGCCCAGAGGCCCTTCTACCTTCTCAACCTGCTCAACCTTAATGAGTTGCCGGACATTAATGTAAGTGCACATCTTATTAAACAAACATTAACCTTTACCTGGGATTGACGCTTATTTGATTTCACATCTGAGCAAGATCACAGGGTAGCTCCTGTTTACGCGTTTGCCTCGCAGTAAAggtttctgggtttgaatcggCTCTGCccttattgtgtggcatttgcatgttctccctgtgcttgcattgACAGTTCTAAGTGTACCTCACCTTTTATTCAGTCAGCTGGGCATGGCTCTGCCTTTCCTCAGATCCTGAAAAAAAACGATATGCTGCTGGGTGAATGGATGAATACTGTCAGTTTCGTGGTACTCTAAATCATGAGTgttaaacaaatttttgtcgcgggccacattgtcggtacggtttccctcagagaaaatctataaatgtttcatcgccttaTATATACCCAAAAATGATGGATAACttgttttcaaatcaaaagtcaaggataatagtttgtccAACTATTGtacaagttactgtaaaaagagtttggtaacaacaacaaaaatgcttgcaatatctcaacatgattatttattacatattacgatgtgaaattttggtacagattttagcaagaatcatggaagtcgacgcaaatgatttgctttcgccggCCACGCAAAATGATGTGGCCACTGGGCTGCGGGTTTGATATGCCtgctatttggttttattatatcCACTTCAAGCGGcaaggtgggcgactggttagagcgtctgcctcacagttccgaggaccggggttcaatccccggccccgcctgtgtggagtttgcctgttctctccgtgcctgcgtgggttttctccgggcactccggtttcctcccacgtccccaaaacatgcatggtaggttgattgaagactctaaattgcccatagatgtgaatgtgaatgcaaatggttgtttgtttgtatgtgccctgcaattggctggcaaccagttcagggtgtaccccgccccctgcccgatgatagctgggataggctccagcactcccgcgacccttgtgaggataagcggctcagaaaatggatggctggatggattatATCAACTTCATACTCTttactagcaaccctttattgctcagtgactgtttttttttgtcaatatctttatgtctcatttttgtcaaaacttcaaataaacactAACGTAACACAGATAAAGTTAATGAAAACTCACCCCATGACAATCTGAAAAGTACTGTATTCCTGTAGACGTCATTGCCTCCGATGAAATAAGACGTCCGTCGACGTTTTTTTCATCGTTGTCCTTTGCCAGTCACTTTGATTTTGCAGCAGTCAGATTTGTGCTGACACAACCACGAGTTCTTCGGTAATGCGTCTTCATTCAATCGACAACAAACAGAGATTCCAAAATTTGCAGCAACGATTACTCGTACTTAAAATGCGAAAGAGGCTGCATAAGTAGCCATGTGGCTCCTTTCAAACTGGTACCTGATTGGCTGACTGTCGCATCCCCACACCCCAACACTGATTACTGTATAGCTCATACAAATAAAAGGATGCTGCTCAAGGAATTACGTCCACATGTTTGGCTGACACTGCTGTGCTGACTTCCAGTTGATCCCGGGCTGGCCGAAATTGACATGAGCTTGACATGTTTGCTTTCAATAATATGTTGCAGTACACAATCATTCAACTTTCTTCTCTGTCTCTGCAGCACATGAGCTACGCTGTTACCACTAAGAAATTTAACTACCTTTTGGTCAAGTCTGGGACCCTTATGCTGAAAGCAAGAAGTGACCTCAGGGGCTACATTCCCGGTCAGGTGATCAAGTTAGCCACTGAGATCCACAACAAGTCTGGGAAAGACACAGGATGTGTCCTGGCAAGTCTCATACAGGTAAAGCCTGAAGCCCTGAACTCTCCAAAGGAATTGAacacactggtcaacaacaaatttgttgtctaagatttttttagctgatttaggacaattttgacgtgctgaatccaaatatcacattgcttttgctcaatcaggtcaacttttaCGATACTTACATACTATATTACTTTACTATATTAACTACGGCCACGTTTTTGTTAATATTgtacatgcattttaaaatagaTGGAAGTTCAggccctgaattttgaacaatgatgacgtaacattcaatttacagctACTTGCATTTATCAATGTCTACAATTCAATTTACAATAAACAGAAGTTCTAAAAAGTTTGtaaaatttgattaataaacaatTTGGCATAAAAAGCCTAACCCGAGGAAGAGAAACGGATTAAGCGATGCGAAATAGTCCTAAatcagtggggggaaaaaaagacagtttaaacattttttttgtaatccacTGTAatatttctgaaatgtttgacaCTTTGTCCCCGAAACCTCAAATCTTCATTGTTATGTTAACACCGAAAAAATGTCATCAGTGTAAGTTCAAATGCCAATTGAACTAGTTGTGATTTCCTTGATCATGTTTAACCCAGCAATGAGCTGCAGAGATGTGTGACAGGGGTTTGCAACAACTGTCACATTGTTATGTTTACtgctttgtttttccttttggtACCAGAGAGTGACCTATAAGACCAAGCGGCAAGTGTTTGACCTCCGAACCATTGCAGAAGTGGAGGGAGCCGGAGTGAAGGCAGGAAAACACGCTGAGTGGAGAGAACAGATCATTGTCCCACCTCTTCCTCAGTCAGCGCTGACTGGCTGCAGCCTCATAGATATTAACTATTTCATTCAGGTTTGTGGGTCTGACTGTTCATGCTTAGTATATTTGTGAGTTTATTGAAATTGCCCATTGCACTCATTTTAGCTTGCCTGTtactaataaaatacataaataaattattggACAAAAAGTGACAATTATTTGCATGGTCACACAATTTTAGATACTTTTTCTTTATCATAGGCTTTCCAATCATCACTCATATTAGATACTGACCCAGTGAAagctttcattttattaaaacagACATAGACACATTAGTGTGGGATCAATATTTTCAGTGCAGTCTTTAAAAGTATCAATAAAGTCCCTTCGTTCAGACATTTATAGCATCATTAAACAGTTAAGAATATTCTTAAAATTGTACCATTTTGCAGACTGTGGTAATGTGATTCAGTTACCATGGTGTATACTGTATTCTCTCGCTACCTGATATGGTAATTAtcagcaaaataaaagccattTAATAAGCAATTGATTCAAAAATGATGAAGCTACAatgcaatgttgttgtttgagattttcattttactgtagattatcttataaatctgatttttcttttttttttgtattacttaTTTGATTGTCCGAAggaaagaaattacagtacataattgtttgTGGTCACAGGTTGCATTAAAATCTCCAGATACGGTTGTCATTCTGCCCATCTACATTGGGAACATTGCCATGAACTTGTCTCCTGCGAGGACTGTACCTCCCAGTCCAGATCGCTGCAGCGTGGCCGTTGCACCCAATGCAGCAGGGGTGACACCCAGTGCCCCTCCGGTTGAGGACGATGAAGAGTTGTGTGCAGGTGCTGCGGCCAGCGAAGAGATCCCCACAAAGAGTCATTCTCAGCAAGATCCCTCTGGTCAGCCTGTCACCATGTCGCCGAGCGCTTTCAGCCACGCACCCAGCGCAGTGCTGCCTCCTGGCCGCAGGCAGCCCGACACTTCCGCCCCCTTGTTCTGTGTTTCAACTGGGGCCACCATACCTTTTTTCACTGAGGGAGACCCCACACCTGTTCCCACTTCCTGTTCGCTCATCTTGCCTCCAGAGTACAGCAGCTGGGACTATCCTCATGGTAAGTAAGCAACAGAGCAATAGATATATGCTTGGAAATATCACTTTGTTGCAAGTTGTTGCATTTGATTTCCCTTAATGTGTCAAAAGAGGAAATTGATTTGGTTCATTGCTACAGGGTGGcgcggtgagcgactggttagcacatctgcc
The sequence above is a segment of the Phyllopteryx taeniolatus isolate TA_2022b chromosome 15, UOR_Ptae_1.2, whole genome shotgun sequence genome. Coding sequences within it:
- the arrdc1b gene encoding arrestin domain-containing protein 1b translates to MGKLQEFHITFANNKVVYSPGESIGGTVKIRLSNSLQYKAIKVNCQGSCGISNKVNDTSWTTEEQYFNSTLSVADKGTLAAGEHNFPFQFLIPAAAPSSFEGPFGKIIYRVKAAIDTPRFAKDYNAQRPFYLLNLLNLNELPDINHMSYAVTTKKFNYLLVKSGTLMLKARSDLRGYIPGQVIKLATEIHNKSGKDTGCVLASLIQRVTYKTKRQVFDLRTIAEVEGAGVKAGKHAEWREQIIVPPLPQSALTGCSLIDINYFIQVALKSPDTVVILPIYIGNIAMNLSPARTVPPSPDRCSVAVAPNAAGVTPSAPPVEDDEELCAGAAASEEIPTKSHSQQDPSGQPVTMSPSAFSHAPSAVLPPGRRQPDTSAPLFCVSTGATIPFFTEGDPTPVPTSCSLILPPEYSSWDYPHEPPPTYEESCSSADFSLNSEQ